One segment of Curtobacterium sp. MR_MD2014 DNA contains the following:
- a CDS encoding HAD family hydrolase has protein sequence MPDAPSTAVLFDIDGTLADSNYAHVDAWWRAFRAAGESVDAWRIHRAIGMDSGRLLEELLPDASDEVRDTAKQFHTAYYSEHMPQLRLLPGARELLEAVADAGHAVVLATSAPESELSVLRELLDASAWVTAETSSEDVEQAKPDPGIIQVALDKVGVAADRAVMVGDAMWDVESSGKVGLPCVGVMTGGIGGDELRGAGAAAVYDDAAAVLAAFRAGEGPIAALA, from the coding sequence ATGCCTGATGCTCCCTCGACCGCCGTCCTCTTCGACATCGACGGCACCCTCGCCGACTCGAACTACGCGCACGTCGACGCATGGTGGCGAGCGTTCCGCGCCGCCGGCGAGTCCGTCGACGCGTGGCGGATCCACCGCGCGATCGGCATGGACTCCGGGCGCCTGCTCGAGGAGCTGCTGCCCGACGCCTCCGACGAGGTCCGTGACACCGCGAAGCAGTTCCACACCGCCTACTACTCGGAGCACATGCCGCAGCTGCGGCTGCTGCCCGGGGCGCGGGAACTGCTCGAGGCGGTCGCCGACGCCGGCCACGCGGTCGTGCTGGCGACGAGTGCGCCCGAGTCGGAGCTGTCGGTGCTGCGCGAGCTGCTCGACGCATCCGCGTGGGTGACGGCCGAGACGAGCTCGGAGGACGTCGAGCAGGCGAAGCCGGACCCCGGGATCATCCAGGTCGCGCTCGACAAGGTCGGCGTCGCTGCGGATCGCGCGGTGATGGTCGGTGACGCCATGTGGGACGTCGAGTCGTCGGGGAAGGTCGGGCTGCCCTGCGTCGGTGTCATGACCGGCGGGATCGGCGGCGACGAACTCCGTGGAGCGGGAGCCGCGGCCGTGTACGACGACGCAGCCGCCGTGCTCGCCGCGTTCCGGGCGGGCGAGGGGCCGATCGCCGCGCTGGCCTGA
- a CDS encoding Ppx/GppA phosphatase family protein — translation MRVGVLDIGSNTGHLLVVDAHGGAAPLPASSFKQALRLAEHLDESGAVTAVGVDALTTFVADAVRVAEERGCEDMLGFATSAVRDAVNSDEVLAHVERETGVELAVLSGEDEARLTFLAVRRWFGWSAGRLAVFDIGGGSLEIAGGADEAPDVAWSMPIGAARLARRYFAAGTPSEDDVRRIRHEIRVAIARDAGLLLRAGRPDRAVATSKTFRSIARICGAAPSAAGPLVPRSLDGTVLRERLPSLLTMSLDQLAELPGVSPSRAHQVVPGALVAEACLDIFDLPALEICPWALREGVILERLDQLSVLG, via the coding sequence ATGCGCGTCGGAGTCCTCGACATCGGGTCCAACACCGGCCACCTGCTCGTGGTGGACGCCCACGGCGGAGCCGCGCCCCTGCCGGCGTCGTCGTTCAAGCAGGCCCTCCGGCTCGCCGAGCACCTCGACGAGTCGGGCGCGGTGACCGCGGTCGGGGTCGACGCGCTGACGACCTTCGTCGCCGACGCCGTCCGCGTCGCCGAGGAGCGCGGCTGCGAGGACATGCTCGGCTTCGCGACCTCGGCCGTCCGCGACGCCGTGAACTCCGACGAGGTGCTCGCGCACGTCGAGCGGGAGACCGGTGTCGAGCTCGCGGTGCTGTCCGGCGAGGACGAGGCGCGGCTGACCTTCCTGGCCGTCCGACGCTGGTTCGGGTGGTCCGCCGGACGCCTCGCGGTGTTCGACATCGGCGGTGGCTCCCTGGAGATCGCCGGTGGTGCCGACGAGGCCCCCGACGTCGCGTGGTCGATGCCGATCGGAGCAGCCCGACTCGCGCGCCGGTACTTCGCCGCGGGCACGCCCTCGGAGGACGACGTCCGCCGCATCCGCCACGAGATCCGCGTCGCGATCGCCCGCGACGCCGGACTGCTGCTGCGCGCCGGGCGGCCCGACCGGGCGGTGGCGACCTCGAAGACCTTCCGGTCGATCGCCCGGATCTGCGGTGCCGCGCCCTCGGCCGCGGGACCGCTCGTGCCGCGGTCCCTCGACGGTACGGTGCTCCGCGAGCGGCTGCCGTCGCTCCTGACGATGTCGCTCGACCAGCTGGCCGAGCTGCCGGGCGTCTCGCCGAGCCGGGCGCACCAGGTCGTCCCGGGAGCGCTCGTCGCCGAGGCCTGCCTGGACATCTTCGACCTGCCGGCGCTCGAGATCTGCCCGTGGGCGCTGCGCGAGGGCGTGATCCTCGAGCGGCTCGACCAGCTCTCCGTGCTCGGCTGA
- the ku gene encoding non-homologous end joining protein Ku: protein MRSIWKGSIAFGLVNVPIKVYAATETHDVSLHQVHDEDKGRIRYKRVCEFGHEVEYADIQRAYDDGDKTVVLTSDDFKQLPEEQSHEIEVLEFVPVDQVDPMMFEKSYYLEPDSRSPKAYVLLRETLSKTDRLAIVQFTLRQKTRLGVLRVNEDVILLQGLLWGDEVRAADFAALDASVKVSANELKMSSSLVESMSADFDPDRYTDSYQEELQQLIDAKLEAGDDVDTAETFGERSEDEEDGDGGDVIDLMAALRASVDKKRSGPSGSSRSSSRSSSRSGGSGSRSSSGARSSSGSAGADDEGDAEAAPAEKAPAGKAPAKKTPAKKTPAKKAPAKKAPAKKTAAKKQAS, encoded by the coding sequence ATGAGGTCGATCTGGAAGGGCTCCATCGCGTTCGGGCTCGTCAACGTGCCCATCAAGGTGTACGCGGCGACCGAGACCCACGACGTCTCCCTGCACCAGGTGCACGACGAGGACAAGGGCCGCATCCGGTACAAGCGCGTGTGCGAGTTCGGCCACGAGGTCGAGTACGCCGACATTCAGCGCGCCTACGACGACGGCGACAAGACCGTCGTGCTGACGTCCGACGACTTCAAGCAGCTCCCCGAGGAGCAGTCGCACGAGATCGAGGTGCTCGAGTTCGTGCCCGTCGACCAGGTCGACCCGATGATGTTCGAGAAGTCGTACTACCTCGAGCCGGACTCCCGCTCGCCGAAGGCCTACGTGCTGCTCCGCGAGACGCTGTCGAAGACCGACCGGCTCGCGATCGTGCAGTTCACCCTGCGGCAGAAGACCCGGCTCGGCGTGCTGCGGGTGAACGAGGACGTCATCCTGCTGCAGGGGCTGCTCTGGGGCGACGAGGTCCGGGCTGCTGACTTCGCGGCTCTCGACGCGTCGGTGAAGGTCAGCGCGAACGAGCTCAAGATGTCGTCCTCGCTCGTCGAGAGCATGTCCGCCGACTTCGACCCGGACCGCTACACGGACTCCTACCAGGAGGAACTGCAGCAGCTCATCGACGCGAAGCTCGAGGCCGGCGACGACGTCGACACCGCGGAGACGTTCGGCGAGCGCTCCGAGGACGAGGAGGACGGCGACGGCGGGGACGTCATCGACCTGATGGCGGCCCTGCGGGCCTCGGTGGACAAGAAGCGGTCCGGTCCATCGGGGTCGTCGCGGTCCTCGTCACGGTCATCATCACGGTCCGGAGGCTCTGGGTCGCGCTCGTCGTCCGGCGCACGGTCGTCGTCCGGTTCCGCTGGTGCGGACGACGAGGGGGACGCGGAGGCGGCACCGGCCGAGAAGGCACCGGCAGGCAAGGCGCCGGCGAAGAAGACCCCCGCGAAGAAGACCCCCGCGAAGAAGGCTCCGGCGAAGAAGGCTCCCGCGAAGAAGACCGCTGCGAAGAAGCAGGCCAGCTAG
- a CDS encoding ribokinase, giving the protein MSGIVVVGSLNADLVVRTERFPKPGETLQGSDLAILPGGKSANQAVAAGRLGGTVRMIGAVGDDGNGTLLRESVASAGVDTTHVSVRQGVATGTAVITVDAAGENTIVISGGANATLTPDDVPADALDGAGVLGLCLEVSIDVVLAAARAGRAAGATVLTNLSPFGAVPQELLDLTDVLLVNEHEAAELGDHGVARSIVTRGGAGCTVHDGDAAAVDVDAVRVEPVDTTGCGDAFMGAVALRLDAGDSLLEAARFAVGVGAYAATKPGAQASYPTTSDLESFLRP; this is encoded by the coding sequence ATGAGCGGCATCGTCGTCGTGGGCAGCCTCAACGCGGACCTGGTGGTCCGCACCGAGCGTTTCCCGAAGCCCGGGGAGACCCTGCAGGGGTCCGACCTCGCGATCCTGCCCGGTGGCAAGTCCGCCAACCAGGCGGTGGCAGCCGGGAGGCTCGGGGGCACCGTCCGCATGATCGGTGCGGTCGGCGACGACGGGAACGGCACACTGCTGCGCGAGTCCGTCGCATCGGCCGGCGTGGACACCACGCACGTGTCGGTCCGGCAGGGCGTCGCCACCGGGACGGCCGTCATCACGGTCGACGCCGCGGGGGAGAACACCATCGTGATCTCGGGCGGCGCGAACGCCACGCTGACCCCGGACGACGTACCCGCCGACGCCCTCGACGGCGCCGGGGTGCTCGGTCTCTGCCTCGAGGTCTCGATCGACGTCGTGCTCGCCGCCGCGCGGGCCGGCCGGGCCGCCGGAGCGACGGTGCTCACGAACCTGTCGCCGTTCGGCGCCGTGCCGCAGGAGCTCCTCGACCTGACCGACGTGCTGCTGGTCAACGAGCACGAGGCCGCCGAGCTCGGGGACCACGGCGTCGCACGCTCGATCGTGACCCGGGGCGGCGCTGGCTGCACGGTGCACGACGGGGATGCCGCGGCGGTCGACGTCGACGCCGTGCGGGTCGAGCCCGTCGACACCACGGGCTGCGGCGACGCGTTCATGGGGGCGGTGGCGCTCCGACTCGACGCCGGTGACTCCCTGCTCGAGGCCGCGCGCTTCGCCGTCGGCGTCGGCGCGTACGCCGCGACGAAGCCGGGTGCGCAGGCCTCCTACCCGACCACGTCGGACCTGGAGTCGTTCCTGCGGCCGTAG
- a CDS encoding antibiotic biosynthesis monooxygenase produces MTPQEPGSLQSSSVTAGPPVTVSITRLVEPDRIPDATAWVQSGVNLANRYPGFLGSGWVRSHATSREWHMLYRFADHEQLATWENSDDRLRWLDQGRDLVVESRVEKRTGIEGWFDAPQDAPASSAPPRWKQAVSIWLGFFPVNLAFTYLVGWLVPAFGHLAVLPRVLVTTLVLTPIMTFWVLPVVTGLIRPWLLAPPRPARQR; encoded by the coding sequence ATGACTCCACAAGAGCCAGGGAGCCTGCAGTCGTCATCCGTGACCGCAGGCCCGCCCGTCACCGTGTCCATCACCCGCCTGGTCGAACCCGACCGCATCCCCGACGCCACCGCGTGGGTGCAGTCCGGCGTCAACCTCGCGAACCGCTACCCGGGCTTCCTCGGCTCCGGGTGGGTCCGGTCGCACGCCACCAGTCGGGAGTGGCACATGCTCTACCGGTTCGCCGACCACGAGCAGCTCGCCACGTGGGAGAACTCCGACGACCGGCTCCGCTGGCTCGACCAGGGGCGTGACCTCGTGGTGGAGTCCCGGGTGGAGAAGCGCACCGGCATCGAGGGCTGGTTCGACGCCCCGCAGGACGCCCCCGCGTCGAGCGCCCCGCCCCGCTGGAAGCAGGCCGTGAGCATCTGGCTCGGGTTCTTCCCGGTCAACCTCGCCTTCACCTACCTGGTCGGCTGGCTCGTCCCGGCGTTCGGGCACCTGGCCGTGCTGCCCCGCGTGCTCGTCACGACGCTCGTGCTCACGCCGATCATGACGTTCTGGGTGCTGCCCGTCGTCACGGGGCTGATCCGCCCGTGGCTGCTCGCTCCCCCGCGACCCGCCCGGCAGCGCTAG
- the uriT gene encoding uridine transporter UriT, with the protein MSTVTTTSTKKSIGALTAALLAACVAFQLNASMLSPALATMADELRTDDATIGLSQTLFFTIAALFSLFLPRLSDIVGRKRVLLGMLLVMLVGSVVAALAVNVPMLFAGRMIQGVTGPVVPIGLLILRNEIADPKRYGAALGLLTAVNGGIAGVDALAGGWIATHFGFRGIFWVIAVVTVLAALMVAVWGVESKPSAGTRMDWWGVLPLVVSVGALLTAFNEAGKLAQADRALVVGGIVVALVAFAVFWAVESRVREPLVETRYLRRRGTWALLVTTLLTMTGVFAVVNGLVTSLAQNDEVGFGMEADVASLAFLVPYALVGWVVGPFSGRLAPTLGYRAVLRVGLVGSIVATLVMAFVGVHSLPVLVAATVLIGITYAGIANIVLNGLGIVLSPDSNPGFLPGLNAGAFNLGAGISFAVLPALQIALGTGGSAGTAGYSGGMLLGAAITCAALATSFLIPRPASAETGATA; encoded by the coding sequence CTGAGCACCGTGACCACCACCTCGACGAAGAAGTCGATCGGCGCCCTCACCGCCGCCCTGCTCGCCGCGTGCGTCGCGTTCCAGCTCAACGCGAGCATGCTCAGCCCGGCGCTCGCGACGATGGCGGACGAACTCCGCACCGACGACGCGACCATCGGGCTCTCGCAGACGCTGTTCTTCACGATCGCCGCCCTGTTCTCGCTGTTCCTGCCCCGGCTGTCCGACATCGTCGGCCGCAAGCGGGTCCTGCTCGGCATGCTCCTCGTGATGCTCGTCGGCAGCGTGGTCGCCGCCCTCGCCGTGAACGTGCCGATGCTCTTCGCCGGCCGCATGATCCAGGGCGTCACCGGGCCGGTCGTCCCGATCGGCCTGCTCATCCTGCGCAACGAGATCGCCGACCCCAAGCGCTACGGTGCAGCCCTCGGCCTGCTCACCGCCGTGAACGGTGGCATCGCCGGTGTCGACGCGCTGGCCGGAGGCTGGATCGCCACCCACTTCGGCTTCCGCGGCATCTTCTGGGTGATCGCGGTCGTCACGGTCCTCGCCGCGCTCATGGTGGCGGTGTGGGGCGTCGAGTCGAAGCCGTCCGCCGGCACCCGGATGGACTGGTGGGGCGTGCTCCCGCTCGTCGTCAGCGTCGGCGCACTGCTCACGGCGTTCAACGAGGCCGGCAAGCTCGCCCAGGCCGACCGGGCGCTCGTCGTCGGCGGGATCGTCGTCGCCCTGGTCGCGTTCGCGGTCTTCTGGGCGGTCGAGTCGCGGGTCCGCGAGCCGCTCGTCGAGACCCGGTACCTGCGGCGTCGCGGGACCTGGGCGCTCCTCGTGACGACGCTGCTCACCATGACGGGGGTCTTCGCCGTCGTGAACGGGCTGGTCACGAGCCTGGCCCAGAACGACGAGGTCGGCTTCGGCATGGAGGCGGACGTCGCATCGCTCGCGTTCCTCGTGCCGTACGCGCTGGTGGGCTGGGTCGTCGGACCCTTCTCCGGCCGCCTCGCGCCGACGCTCGGCTACCGCGCCGTGCTCCGCGTCGGCCTCGTCGGCAGCATCGTCGCGACGCTCGTCATGGCGTTCGTCGGCGTCCACTCGCTGCCCGTGCTCGTCGCCGCCACCGTGCTCATCGGCATCACCTACGCGGGCATCGCGAACATCGTGCTGAACGGGCTCGGCATCGTGCTCTCGCCGGACTCGAACCCGGGCTTCCTGCCGGGCCTCAACGCGGGCGCGTTCAACCTCGGTGCGGGCATCAGCTTCGCGGTCCTCCCGGCGCTGCAGATCGCACTCGGCACCGGCGGGTCAGCGGGCACCGCCGGCTACTCCGGTGGCATGCTCCTCGGTGCCGCGATCACCTGCGCGGCACTCGCCACGTCCTTCCTCATCCCGCGCCCGGCCTCGGCCGAGACAGGAGCCACCGCATGA
- a CDS encoding TetR/AcrR family transcriptional regulator: MSPTERTRTLRRRMVVEARRATIEHGLHGFTIEQLCETVGVSRRTFFNHFASKDDAVLGIEQGAMSELLAAYADGSLVPTDLDPLGSIVALAIEQMHVVGLDRADEALVRRVFDAEPLMVAKFLAAADVQLAAVGQAVRERFGWTDPDDRRAQLVAEAAAGLLKVTAGTYFDDAFDESTGPSFDALLTDNLRQLRAAITTTGQDHTA; this comes from the coding sequence GTGAGCCCCACCGAACGCACCCGCACGCTGCGCCGACGCATGGTCGTCGAGGCACGCCGGGCCACGATCGAGCACGGTCTGCACGGCTTCACCATCGAGCAGCTCTGCGAGACGGTCGGCGTCTCACGGCGGACGTTCTTCAACCACTTCGCGTCGAAGGACGACGCCGTGCTCGGCATCGAGCAGGGCGCGATGTCGGAACTGCTCGCGGCGTACGCCGACGGCTCGCTCGTGCCGACGGACCTCGACCCGCTCGGGTCGATCGTCGCGCTCGCGATCGAGCAGATGCACGTCGTCGGGCTCGACCGCGCCGACGAGGCACTGGTCCGTCGGGTGTTCGACGCCGAGCCACTGATGGTCGCGAAGTTCCTGGCGGCCGCGGACGTCCAGCTCGCCGCGGTCGGACAGGCCGTGCGGGAGCGCTTCGGGTGGACCGACCCGGACGATCGACGGGCCCAGCTCGTCGCCGAGGCGGCCGCGGGCCTGCTCAAGGTCACCGCCGGCACCTACTTCGACGACGCCTTCGACGAGTCGACCGGGCCGTCGTTCGACGCGCTGCTCACCGACAACCTCCGCCAGCTCAGGGCGGCCATCACCACCACCGGACAGGACCACACCGCATGA
- a CDS encoding GNAT family N-acetyltransferase: protein MITIERVAWDDPRGVALRATMDDEMHERYGDGHADEDPAVTAERNRVLAVDPATVITSLLAIDEDGSALGHIAVRHLGDEVELKRLIVLAAARGKGAATALLTEGEQVAREQGVSRVILQTGDKQPEAVALYRKTGWQQIDVYEPYAATMPWSFCFAKAL, encoded by the coding sequence GTGATCACGATCGAGCGCGTTGCCTGGGACGACCCTCGTGGAGTTGCCCTCCGCGCCACCATGGACGACGAGATGCACGAGCGCTACGGTGACGGGCACGCGGACGAGGACCCGGCCGTCACTGCCGAGCGGAACCGTGTGCTGGCCGTCGACCCGGCGACCGTGATCACCTCGTTGCTCGCGATCGACGAGGACGGTTCCGCCCTCGGGCACATCGCCGTCCGGCACCTCGGCGACGAGGTCGAGCTGAAGCGCCTGATCGTCCTCGCCGCCGCCCGCGGCAAGGGCGCCGCCACCGCGCTGCTCACCGAGGGCGAGCAGGTCGCACGCGAGCAGGGCGTGTCCCGCGTGATCCTGCAGACCGGCGACAAGCAGCCCGAGGCCGTCGCGCTGTACCGCAAGACGGGGTGGCAGCAGATCGACGTCTACGAGCCGTACGCCGCGACCATGCCCTGGTCGTTCTGCTTCGCGAAGGCGCTGTAA
- the uriH gene encoding uridine-preferring nucleoside hydrolase UriH — protein sequence MPDATTQKIILDCDPGHDDAVAILLAHGNPTIELLAVTTVVGNQTLPKVTRNALAVARIAGITGVPFAAGADRPLLREIEVAPEIHGESGLDGPMLPEPSFGLDERHAVDLIIDTVMAHEPGTVTIVPTAGLTNIALAVRKEPRIVERVKQVVLMGGGVHVGNWSPVAEFNIVIDPEAADIVFRAGWDVVMVGLDLTHQALATPEVAARIAAVGTGPAAFVGELLEFFGKAYEDAQGFDAPPVHDPCAVAYVIDPTIVRAVRMPIAIETTGTHTLGMTVADLRGPAPEDCRTSAAMELDHGRFWDLVVDALERIGETPDTGWSPRAAARAVESADTTVTPEA from the coding sequence GTGCCCGATGCAACGACGCAGAAGATCATCCTCGACTGCGACCCCGGCCACGACGACGCCGTCGCCATCCTGCTGGCACACGGCAACCCGACGATCGAGCTCCTCGCCGTCACCACCGTCGTCGGCAACCAGACCCTGCCGAAGGTCACCCGCAACGCCCTCGCCGTGGCGCGCATCGCCGGCATCACGGGCGTGCCGTTCGCCGCGGGCGCCGACCGGCCGCTGCTGCGCGAGATCGAGGTCGCCCCGGAGATCCACGGCGAGAGCGGCCTGGACGGGCCGATGCTCCCCGAGCCGTCGTTCGGCCTGGACGAGCGGCACGCGGTCGACCTCATCATCGACACCGTGATGGCGCACGAGCCCGGCACCGTGACGATCGTGCCGACCGCGGGCCTGACGAACATCGCCCTCGCCGTCCGCAAGGAACCGCGCATCGTCGAGCGCGTCAAGCAGGTCGTCCTGATGGGCGGCGGCGTGCACGTGGGCAACTGGAGCCCGGTCGCCGAGTTCAACATCGTCATCGACCCCGAGGCAGCGGACATCGTGTTCCGCGCCGGGTGGGACGTCGTCATGGTCGGGCTCGACCTGACCCACCAGGCACTCGCCACCCCCGAGGTGGCCGCGCGCATCGCCGCCGTCGGCACCGGGCCCGCAGCGTTCGTCGGCGAGCTGCTCGAGTTCTTCGGCAAGGCCTACGAGGACGCCCAGGGGTTCGACGCCCCGCCCGTGCACGACCCCTGCGCCGTCGCGTACGTCATCGACCCGACGATCGTCCGCGCGGTGCGGATGCCGATCGCGATCGAGACGACGGGCACCCACACGCTCGGCATGACCGTCGCCGACCTCCGCGGTCCCGCGCCCGAGGACTGCCGCACGTCCGCGGCGATGGAGCTCGACCACGGGCGCTTCTGGGACCTGGTCGTCGACGCCCTCGAGCGGATCGGCGAGACGCCCGACACCGGGTGGTCCCCGCGCGCCGCAGCCCGGGCCGTCGAGTCCGCCGACACCACCGTCACCCCGGAGGCCTGA
- a CDS encoding LacI family DNA-binding transcriptional regulator, giving the protein MPSPAAQGRRVTAAMVAERAGTSIATVSLVVNGKERGRVSPPIAERVRDAVEALGYVVDHAASTLARGTGDLVVLIAPDLSNPFFAEVIRGVRDTLGDRYQLVLSVTERGAQPTAADLRRFERLRPAGILVDAPAAGESMDASVPVVLLDAPDAAEGTTAVDYDLAPGIDALVAHLRDRGHDHVAYLDGTARVATFGIRHRMFDEACAAAGITVSEIGARADLTVDAAALATEHVVEAWHEDGVTAVVAAADTLAYGVLRVAGAMGLRVPEDLAVAGFDDLPSSSVTAPALTSVALPGAELGRTAALRLLATIDGTAVEPVDLPARLVPRASTGA; this is encoded by the coding sequence GTGCCCTCCCCCGCCGCTCAAGGCCGTCGCGTGACCGCGGCGATGGTGGCCGAACGCGCGGGGACGAGCATCGCGACGGTCTCCCTGGTCGTCAACGGCAAGGAGCGCGGGCGGGTGTCCCCGCCGATCGCGGAGCGGGTGCGCGACGCGGTGGAGGCCCTCGGGTACGTCGTCGACCACGCGGCGAGCACCCTCGCCCGCGGCACCGGCGACCTGGTCGTGCTCATCGCACCCGACCTGTCGAACCCGTTCTTCGCCGAGGTGATCCGCGGCGTGCGCGACACGCTCGGCGACCGGTACCAGCTCGTGCTCTCGGTCACCGAGCGCGGCGCACAGCCCACCGCCGCCGACCTCCGGCGCTTCGAGCGGCTGCGGCCGGCGGGGATCCTGGTCGACGCCCCGGCAGCCGGCGAGTCGATGGACGCGAGCGTGCCCGTCGTGCTGCTCGACGCCCCCGACGCCGCCGAGGGCACCACCGCCGTCGACTACGACCTCGCTCCGGGCATCGACGCGCTCGTCGCCCACCTGCGGGACCGCGGACACGACCACGTGGCGTACCTCGACGGCACCGCTCGGGTCGCCACGTTCGGCATCCGCCACCGGATGTTCGACGAGGCCTGCGCCGCCGCCGGGATCACGGTCTCGGAGATCGGTGCCCGCGCGGACCTGACGGTGGACGCCGCCGCACTGGCGACCGAGCACGTGGTCGAGGCGTGGCACGAGGACGGCGTCACCGCGGTCGTGGCGGCGGCGGACACCCTGGCGTACGGCGTGCTCCGGGTCGCGGGCGCGATGGGGCTCCGGGTCCCCGAGGACCTGGCGGTCGCGGGCTTCGACGACCTGCCCTCGTCGTCGGTCACGGCGCCGGCCCTGACGAGCGTCGCCCTGCCGGGAGCCGAGCTCGGCCGCACCGCCGCCCTGCGCCTGCTCGCGACGATCGACGGCACCGCGGTGGAGCCCGTCGACCTGCCGGCCCGCCTGGTCCCCCGCGCCAGCACCGGCGCCTGA
- a CDS encoding MDR family MFS transporter, with amino-acid sequence MSATAQGTKRARPGSDGPLLLTQRRIWIIFSALIAGMLLSSLDQTIVSTAMPTIVGELGGVAHQAWLTTGYLLASTIVMPIYGKFGDVLGRRNLFLVAIALFTIASAGCAFAGDFTQLVVFRAMQGLGGGGLMILSQAIIADIVPASERGKYLGPLGAIFGLSAIGGPLLGGFFVDHLTWNWAFYINIPVGIAAFFVAWFALTLPTKKAEKRIDVLGVVLMSAATTCLVFFSEFGGSRDHGWDAPETWAWFAGLVVSAALLVLVESRVEDPVLPMSFFRNRTFLLATGIGLVLGIGMFAAIGFVPTFLQMASGTSAAVSGLLMLPMMVGLIGTSIASGNLITKTGRYRAFPIVGTVLVALAMLAMTQLAADTPIWLICAYLFVFGAGLGLIMQVVVLVAQNAVPAEQVGTATSTNNYFREVGASLGTAVFGALFTARLTSALTDVFTSAGGSATDAASSAGSIDPATVAKLPEAVQDGIVNAYADSLAPVFWYLLPFIAIAFLLALFLPQIRLSDTAGMVARGEAVGGAEADELERAQRAGTAGTAGSAAAPSPGQASERGETPVSGRDTSA; translated from the coding sequence ATGAGCGCCACCGCGCAGGGCACGAAGCGTGCCCGACCCGGATCCGACGGACCGCTGCTGCTGACGCAGCGGCGCATCTGGATCATCTTCTCCGCCCTCATCGCCGGGATGCTCCTGTCGAGCCTCGACCAGACGATCGTGTCGACGGCGATGCCCACCATCGTGGGCGAACTCGGCGGCGTCGCGCACCAGGCCTGGCTCACGACCGGGTACCTGCTCGCATCGACCATCGTGATGCCGATCTACGGCAAGTTCGGCGACGTCCTCGGGCGCCGCAACCTGTTCCTCGTCGCGATCGCCCTGTTCACGATCGCGTCCGCCGGCTGCGCCTTCGCCGGCGACTTCACGCAGCTCGTCGTCTTCCGCGCGATGCAGGGCCTGGGCGGCGGTGGCCTGATGATCCTGTCGCAGGCGATCATCGCCGACATCGTCCCCGCCTCGGAGCGCGGCAAGTACCTCGGCCCGCTCGGCGCGATCTTCGGCCTGTCGGCGATCGGCGGCCCGCTGCTCGGTGGATTCTTCGTCGACCACCTCACCTGGAACTGGGCGTTCTACATCAACATCCCGGTCGGCATCGCGGCGTTCTTCGTCGCCTGGTTCGCGCTGACCCTGCCGACGAAGAAGGCCGAGAAGCGGATCGACGTGCTCGGCGTCGTGCTCATGTCCGCCGCGACCACCTGCCTCGTGTTCTTCTCCGAGTTCGGCGGCAGCAGGGACCACGGCTGGGACGCTCCCGAGACGTGGGCCTGGTTCGCCGGACTCGTCGTCTCGGCCGCGCTGCTCGTGCTCGTCGAGTCGCGCGTCGAGGACCCGGTGCTGCCGATGTCGTTCTTCCGCAACCGCACGTTCCTGCTCGCGACGGGCATCGGTCTCGTGCTCGGCATCGGCATGTTCGCCGCGATCGGGTTCGTCCCGACGTTCCTGCAGATGGCGTCGGGCACCTCGGCCGCGGTGTCCGGCCTGCTCATGCTGCCGATGATGGTCGGCCTCATCGGTACCTCGATCGCGTCCGGCAACCTCATCACCAAGACCGGCCGCTACCGGGCGTTCCCGATCGTCGGCACGGTGCTCGTGGCGCTGGCCATGCTCGCCATGACGCAGCTCGCCGCGGACACCCCGATCTGGCTCATCTGCGCCTACCTGTTCGTGTTCGGCGCGGGGCTCGGGCTCATCATGCAGGTGGTCGTCCTCGTCGCGCAGAACGCCGTGCCCGCTGAGCAGGTGGGGACCGCCACGTCGACGAACAACTACTTCCGCGAGGTCGGCGCATCACTGGGCACCGCCGTCTTCGGCGCGCTGTTCACGGCACGGCTGACGAGCGCGCTGACCGACGTCTTCACCTCGGCCGGCGGGTCCGCCACCGACGCGGCGTCCTCCGCGGGCAGCATCGACCCGGCCACCGTCGCGAAGCTGCCCGAGGCAGTGCAGGACGGCATCGTCAACGCGTACGCCGACTCGCTCGCGCCCGTGTTCTGGTACCTGCTGCCGTTCATCGCGATCGCGTTCCTGCTCGCACTGTTCCTGCCGCAGATCCGCCTGTCGGACACGGCCGGCATGGTCGCCCGTGGCGAGGCGGTCGGCGGCGCCGAGGCGGACGAGCTCGAGCGTGCGCAGCGGGCCGGGACGGCCGGGACGGCCGGGTCGGCCGCGGCTCCGTCGCCCGGCCAGGCGTCGGAGCGCGGCGAGACGCCGGTGTCGGGGCGGGACACCTCCGCCTGA